From the Dunckerocampus dactyliophorus isolate RoL2022-P2 chromosome 12, RoL_Ddac_1.1, whole genome shotgun sequence genome, one window contains:
- the mlnr gene encoding motilin receptor translates to MPWTRPQVELQAGAAEAPESPMVRDHHYEGSLFPTSTLILVTVICMVIFIVGVTGNTMTILIIQHFKDMKTTTNLYLSSMAVSDLVIFLCLPFDLYRLWKYVPWLFGEAVCLLYHYIFEGCTSATILHITALSVERYLAISFPLRAKAVVTKRRVQYIIAALWGFALASAAPTLFLVGVEYDNDTRADLTAGQCKHTGDAISSGQLHIMLWVSTGYFFCPMLCLVFLYGSIGCKLWKSKSDVQGPCTLARERSHRQTVKILVVVVLAFIICWLPYHIGRNLFAQVDDYDTALLSQNFNVASMVLCYLSASINPVVYNLMSRKYRAAAKRLFLLHRHPRGARLRRHARQRQLSAVEHMATLDESLTGV, encoded by the exons ATGCCCTGGACCAGACCCCAGGTGGAGCTCCAGGCGGGCGCGGCCGAGGCCCCGGAGTCGCCCATGGTGCGGGACCACCACTACGAGGGCTCGCTGTTCCCCACCTCCACCCTCATCCTCGTCACCGTCATCTGCATGGTCATCTTCATCGTGGGCGTGACGGGCAACACCATGACCATCCTCATCATCCAGCACTTCAAGGACATGAAGACCACCACCAACCTGTACCTGTCCAGCATGGCCGTGTCCGACCTGGTCATCTTCCTGTGCCTGCCCTTTGACCTGTACCGCCTGTGGAAGTACGTGCCGTGGCTGTTTGGCGAGGCCGTGTGCCTGCTGTACCACTACATCTTCGAGGGCTGCACGTCGGCCACCATCTTGCACATCACGGCACTCAGCGTAGAGCGCTACCTGGCCATCAGCTTCCCGCTCAGGGCCAAGGCGGTGGTGACCAAGCGGCGGGTGCAGTACATCATCGCCGCCCTGTGGGGCTTCGCCCTGGCGTCGGCGGCGCCCACGCTCTTCCTGGTGGGCGTGGAGTACGACAACGACACGCGGGCCGACCTGACCGCGGGCCAGTGCAAGCACACGGGCGACGCCATCAGCTCGGGCCAGCTGCACATCATGCTGTGGGTGTCCACCGGCTACTTCTTCTGCCCCATGCTCTGCCTCGTCTTCCTCTACGGCTCCATCGGGTGCAAGCTGTGGAAGAGCAAGAGCGACGTGCAGGGCCCGTGCACCTTGGCCCGCGAACGCTCGCACAGGCAGACCGTCAAGATCCTGG tggtggtggtgctggCCTTCATCATCTGCTGGCTGCCCTACCACATTGGACGCAACCTCTTCGCCCAGGTGGACGACTACGACACGGCCTTGCTGAGCCAGAACTTCAACGTGGCCTCCATGGTGCTCTGCTACCTGAGCGCCTCCATCAACCCGGTGGTCTACAACCTGATGTCACGCAAGTACCGCGCCGCCGCTAAGCGCCTCTTCCTGCTGCACCGCCACCCCCGAGGGGCCCGCCTTCGCCGCCACGCCCGCCAAAGGCAGCTGAGCGCCGTGGAGCACATGGCCACACTTGACGAGAGCCTGACAGGTGTGTGA